Within Microbacterium proteolyticum, the genomic segment CTCGACCGGGTTCTGGGTCGCGGCGACCAGGAACGGGTCGGGAAGCGGACGGCTGACGCCGTCGGACGAGACCTGGCGTTCCTCCATCGCCTCCAGCAGGGCCGCCTGCGTCTTCGGGGGCGTGCGGTTGATCTCGTCGGCGAGGAGCACGTGCGTGAACACGGGTCCGGCGCGGAATTCGAACTCCCCCGAGCGGGCGTCGTAGACGAGCGAACCGGTGACGTCTCCGGGCATGAGGTCGGGGGTGAACTGCACGCGTCGCGTGTCGAGGCCGAGCGCCCGGCTGAAGGACCGCACCAGCAGGGTCTTGGCGACGCCCGGCACGCCCTCGAGGAGCACGTGGCCGCGCGAGAGGAGCGCGATGAGCAGTCCGGTGATCGTGCCGTCCTGGCCGACGACGGCCTTGCCGACCTCGGTGCGCACGCGGTGCATCGCCTGACGCAGGGCCGCGTCGTCGGCCACCGTTCGCGGCGCGTCCGACGCGGGTGCCGGGGCGGCGGCGTGGTCGGGGGAGCCGAGAGGACTGTCGGTCATCGGGGGGTCCTTTCCGTTCGGAGTGTCGCGCGGACGCTCGTCTCGAGATCGCGCAGTCGGTCGCTGGCCGCGACGAGTTCGCGGTCGGTGCGGGGGAGGTCGTCGATCAGGATGCCGCGCACGATCGCACGGTCGGTCCCGAGCCGCTCGGCCACCGCGTCCGCGAGTTGTTCCGCGGGCGTCCGGGCCGACAGGCCGAGCAGTCGCACCAGTCGGCGACGGGCGGCACGGCGCAGTTCGTCGAGGGCGTGGGCGGCATCCCCGGAGGCGGCGTAGAGCCGGGCTCGTCCCTCGGTCGTCTCGTTCGCCCGGACGGTCACCGGCAGGCGCTCGGTCACGAGCGGCCCGAACCGGCGTCCGCGCCACACCGCGGCCGTGAGCCCGGCGATCAGCAGCAGCACCATCGCCGGCGTCACCCACTCGGGGGTGAGCTCGCCGATCGTGGGGACGGCGGTGCCGGTGTCGGCGTCGGCGAGGGAGGGCACGTACCAGACGAGCGCGGGCGCGCGCCCGAGGAGACCGAGCGCGAGGGCGGCGTCGCCGTCGAGGGGGAGGGCCCGGTTGGTGAGGACGGACAGTCCGTCCACCGCCGTGACCGTCCTGTCTCCCTCGTCGTGGACGAGGACGCCGAACCCGCCCTCCATCGGGTAGCAGCCGATCACGCCCTCGCCGGGCAGATACAGCTCGCCCACGTGCGCCGAGCCCGCGGCCTGGGCGGCGGGAACGTCGCACGCCGGAGGGGTCGAACGATCCTCGACGACGTCTCCGAGCGCGGAACCGCTCAGCAGGACGTCCAGGCTGCGGGAGCGCGGTTCGACGAGCACGACGTCGCCCGCTTCTGTGGTGAGGCGGCGCAATGCCGCGTCGCTGAGCATCGGGGCATCGCGCATCACGAGCGTGCTCGGCGCGGCGTCGAGCGCGCGTTCGGCGGCGGCGAGGTCGCGGACGACGGTGACCGAGACGCCCTGCTGCTCGAGGAGGCGCACGACGGCGCGGGTGCCGTCGGGCGCCGGGGATTCGGGGTCGAGCGCGTCGCGCTGCATCCACCCGCCGAACACCAGGGTCGTGCCGAAGAGTCCGACGGCGGCCAGGACGGCGACGAGCGCGATCCACCCGATTGCCGTTCGGCGACGCCGGATCGGAGCTGCGGCGACAGACGTCACGGCGCGACCGCCCCGGCATCCGGGATCCCGACGCGGGATGCCACGGCGGTCTCGTCGAGGCGACGGACGAGGGCGTAGGCGTCGGCCGTGCCGGGGCGTCCGAGATACCGCACGTCGTCGAACACCGACGCCGCGGCGAGGCCGGATGACCCGAGCGCGGGAAGCGCGTCGCCGGCGGACCGGGCGAACGCGCGCGCCGTGGCGCCGGGCGGCGGGTCCACGATGCCGCGCTCGGTGAGTCCGCGTGCGAACGCGCGGAACCGGAGCACGATCGCGGCGTCCCAGTCGTCGCGCTGGGCCCCGGCCGCGGCGTCGGCGCGCAGCTCGTCGGCGGAACGTCCGTCGTCCTCGTCGAAGAGGGCGCGCGCGGCCGGGCGGGCCCGGACGGTGACGCGCGGCCGGCCCCAGATCAGCAGCGCCACGATGATCGCGGCGATGACGAGGACGGCCAGCACGACGAACGCCCACGGACCCCAGTCGCCCGACACCGGGGCGGTGAACAGCCGCTCCAGGAAGTCCAGGACCGCCCGCGCCGCCCGGTCGAAGGGCGTCGGCTCGGCGGCACGGTAGACCGGGTCGGCGAGCTCGCGCTCGGCCCACTCCCGGGCCTCGTCCGGGTCGGGGAGCAGCGGGACGGCGCTCACCAGCGCCCGGAGGGCCGCGATCACGAACCCGCGGGCGGACCGCCGGGGGCCGCCCATGCGGTCGGGTCGGACGGCGGAAGGGGCGGGTGCGGCGGCTGCGGCGGTGCGGCCGCGGGCGGTGCGGCCGCGGGGGGTGCGGGTGCGGCCGCGGGCGGTGCAGGCGGCGCGCTCGGCGGCGCCGCCGTCGCCGTGGTCGGTGCGGGCCAGGCCGCGCCGAACCCGGCGGGTGGCGCGGGCCACCCCGGAGCAGGCGGCGTCCCCCACGCCGGAGCGGGCGCGATCGTGCGGCCGATACCGGCGCGGTAGGGGTCGGGCAGTGCGGCCGCCCCCGCGTCGCGCGCCTCGACGTAGACGGAGAGGTCGTGGTCGAGACCCTCGACGCGCATCCGCGCGTCCACGTACACCAGGACCGCCGAGGTCGACTGGACCACGACCGCGATGCACTGGACCAGCAGGATGCCGATCTGTCCGACGAACTGGATCACCACGAACGCCACGATCGCGCTGGGGTTCTCGGCTTCGGTCGGAGCGATGATCGCGGAGATCCCACCCGAGAGCAGGCTCAGCGGGATCGAGATGACCTGTGCGACGAAGCCGAAGGCGAGGGAGATGACGACGATCACGCCGAACGTCGACCAGAAGCGCCGTCGCGTCAGCACCCAGGACCGGGCGATGGCGCGTCGGATGCCGACGCCCTCGAGGATCATCGCGGAGGGGACGAGGAAGAGTTTGGTCGACAGCCAGGCGTAGAGGGGGATGAGCCCGAGGGCGAACAGGACGCCCAGCACGATCCCGAGCGGGAGGACCGCCAAGCCCGCGAGGACCGCGATCCCGCCGAGGACCGCGAGGACGATGACCGAGGCCAGGAGGGTCAGCAGGGCGTAGCCGAGGAGGCGGAAGAAGACGGGGCGCACCCGCACCCACGCCTCGCGCAGCGTCGGCTTCTCGGCGACGACCGCGGAGGCGACCTCGGTGACGACGACGGCCTGGACGAGGATGCCGAGAGCGCCGGCGAGAGCACCGAGCACCAGGGCGGCGACGCCCGTCAGGGCGATGGACCCGGTCAGGACGGCATCGAACGCGTCGCTGCCCTCGACGAGGGTGTCCAGGCGCGAGAAGCTCGCGACCGCCACCCCGGCGATGGCCGCCGTGACGATCACGTACGCGACGGTCTGCACGACGAGGGCGAAGCCCAGCAGCACGCGCGGATTGTGGCGCAGCGCCACGAACGAGCGGCCGAGGATGGTGCCGAACCCGTACGGATGCAGCGGAACGATCCCGGCGCGCGAGGCCGGCGTCCAGGCGGGGTACGCGGTCACGATGACGCCTCCTCGGCGGTCGGCTGTGTCCTCATCGTGTCACACACCCCGGACACGCTCGGCCTCATCCCGGACACGTCGACTACGCTCGGGGTGATGCGCCCCACCCGCGGCGCGTTACCCGTTCCCGAACGGGGCCGAGACGGAAGACGTACACCCGATGACTTCACGGATCCTGGTTGTCGACGACGACACCGCGCTCGCCGAGATGATCGGCATCGTGCTGCGCACCGAGGGATTCGAGACCGTGTTCTGCGCGGACGGCGCGCAGGCGGTCGACGCGTGGCGCACCGAGCGTCCCGATCTGATCCTCCTCGACCTCATGCTGCCCGGCGTCGACGGCATCGAGATCTGCACCCGCGTGCGCGCGGAGTCCGGCATCCCGATCATCATGCTCACCGCCCGCACCGACACCGCCGACGTCGTGAAGGGGTTGGAATCCGGGGCCGACGACTACATCGTCAAGCCGTTCAACCCCAAAGAGCTCGTCGCCCGCATCCGCACGCGCCTGCGTCCGGCCGCGGCGGCGGTCGACGAGACCCTGCGGATCGGCGACCTCGTCGTCGACGTCGCCGCGCACGAGGTCCGCCGCGGCGAGAGCCCGATCGCGCTGACCCCGCTCGAGTTCGAGCTCCTCGTGGCCCTCGCCGAGAAACCGCAGCAGGTCTTCTCGCGCGAGATGCTGCTCGAACAGGTGTGGGGATACCACTACAAGGCCGACACGCGCCTGGTCAACGTGCACGTCCAGCGCCTGCGCGCAAAGGTCGAGGCCGACCCCGACAACCCCCGCATCGTGACCACCGTGCGCGGGGTGGGCTATCGCGCCGGCGCGGTGGCTTGAGACCCTCATGACGGGCGCGGTGCGCACGATCCCGATCTCCCGGGTGAGGCGGCCCATCGACTGGCGTGGCATCCGCGACCGTCTGGCGACCCTCTGGCGTCGATCGCTGCGGTTCCGCACGATCGTCATCACCGTCGCGCTGACGGCCGCGACGATCCTCGTCACCTGCGTGGCGATGGCGCTCGTCATCCAGAACGAGCTCTTCACCGCCCGGAAGGACCAGGTGCTCCTCGAGGCCCAGCGCGCGACGGCGGCGGCCCAGGCGACGCTGGATGCCGCAGTGGACTCGACCGACCCGGCGGCGGCGCAGACGCTGATGAACGGCATCGCCACGCGCTTGTCGCAGCAGTCCTCGAGCGACCTGATCGCCCTGTACCGCATCGGTCCCGCCTCTCCTCTGGCGCCGCAACCGTTCATCTCGCCGGCGTTCGACTCGGGGATCGTCACCGACGCCCTGCGGACCCAGGTGCAGTCCAACCCCGACCTGCAGTGGTGGCAGTCGGTGGCGTTGCCCTCCGACACCGGGCGCGAGGTGCCCGGCATCCTGGTCGGTCACCAGTTGCGTTTCCCCGCCCAGGACGGGGTCGACTACTACGAGCTCTACATGGGGTACGACCTCTCCAGTGCCTCTCAGACGCTCGCGTTCGTCCAGGTGCTGCTGTGGGTGGTCGGGTTGGTGCTCGTCGTGCTCATCGGGGCCATCGCCTGGGTCGTGCTCCGATCGGTGACGACTCCGATCGCGGATGCCGCCGAGACCAGCGCCAAGCTCGCGGCGGGCGACCTGGGGGTCCGTCTGCCCGTCCGCGGCGAGGACGAGCTGGCCACTCTGAACCGCTCGTTCAACGCGATGGCCGACAGCATCGAATCCCAGATCAAGGAGCTGGCCGACCTCTCGCTCGTGCAGCAGAGGTTCGTCTCGGACGTGTCGCACGAGCTGCGGACGCCCCTGACGACGATCCGCCTCGCCGCCGACATGATCAACGACCAGCGCGCGGAGTTCGAGCCCACCACGGCCCGTGCCGCCGAGCTGCTGCACGCGCAGGTGCAGCGCTTCGAGGTGCTCCTGACCGATCTCCTCGAGATCAGTCGCTACGACGCCGGATCGGTGCAGCTCGAACTCGAGCCCACGAGCATGGCCCACCTGGCGGAGGACGTCATCGCGTCGATGGAGCAGCTCGCCCACCAGCACGGCAGCGACGTCCGCCTGGTCGCCCCCGGCGGCTACACCCCCATCGACATGGACGGAAGGCGGGTGCGGAGGATCGTGCGCAACCTCCTCGGCAACGCGATCGAGCACGGGGAGGGGCGTCCGATCGTCGTCTCCGTCGACAGCGACCGGGATGCCGTCGCCCTCAGCGTCCGCGATTTCGGCCTCGGCATGCGGGCCGACGACGTGGAACGCGTGTTCGACCGCTTCTGGCGCGCGGACCCCTCGCGCGTGCGGACGATCGGCGGGACGGGTCTCGGGCTCTCCATCGCCCTGGGCGACGCGCGGCTCCACGGCGGCACGCTGTCGGTCTGGTCGGAACTCGGCCACGGCTCGAACTTCCTGCTCACACTCCCGCGCGACGGGCGTCCGCTCGGGGGGTCGCCGCTGCCCCTGGTCCCGGACGACGAGCAGGGCGGCGCGCTCGAAGCGCTCGGACTGACGCAGCCGATCTCGCTCGGACGGACGGGGAGGACGCCTTCATGAAGCGCGCATTCGCGGGCCTGAGCCTGCTGCTCGTCCTGGTCCTCTCCGCCTGCACCGGCCTGCCCACGACGGGATACGTCAACCCGGGTCGCGGACCGGAGGGCGACCAGACGCAGCAGTTCGCCTTCGTCCCGGACGGCCCCCTCGAAGACGCCTCGCCCGCCGAGATCGTCGAGGGCTTCCTGCGCGCGGGGTCCGGCCCCGCCGACGACTGGGCCACGGCCAAGCTCTTCCTCGCGCCCGGCACCCAGTGGGACCCGCGCGCCCGGGTGACGATCGACCGCCTCGCCGACCGTCGTGCGACGGCCGTTCCGGACGGGACCTCCGTGGGCGTGCAACTCTCGGCGATCGCCGGCGTGGATGCCGACGGCGCCTACTCTCCGGCGGTGAGCGGGGCCACCGAGACCCTGTCGTTCACCCTCGCGCGTGTCGACGACCAGTGGCGGATCACGTCGGCTCCCGACGGCGTCGTGCTCTACGAGGAGGTCTTCCCGACCGTCTATCAGGCGGCATCGGTGGCGTACTTCGACCCCACGTGGAGTTTCATCGTCCCCGACGTCCGGTGGTTCCCGCGCCCGCTCGTGGCCAGCCGGGTCACGACCGCCCTGGTCGACGGGCAGCCCAGCGCCTGGCTCTCGGGCGCCGTGAAGAACGCCTTCCCCGATGGGCTGTCCCTGGTGGGGCGTTCGGTGACGCTCTCCTCGAGCGGCGTCGCGCAGGTGCAACTGCCCCAGGCGGCGTTGAGTCTGGATCGCACCACCCTCGACCGCATGCAGACGCAGTTGACCCGCAGTCTCGCGACGGCCGGGATCAGCGAGGTGCAGATGACGGTCGACGGGACGCCGATCGCCGCGACCGAGCTGCCGGTGAAGGTCACCCGGGTCGACCCGTCGCCGGCCGTGCTGACCACGGACGGGACGTTCGGGGTGCTCAGCGGCGAGACGGTCGAGACGATCCCCACCCTCTCCG encodes:
- a CDS encoding AAA family ATPase, with product MTDSPLGSPDHAAAPAPASDAPRTVADDAALRQAMHRVRTEVGKAVVGQDGTITGLLIALLSRGHVLLEGVPGVAKTLLVRSFSRALGLDTRRVQFTPDLMPGDVTGSLVYDARSGEFEFRAGPVFTHVLLADEINRTPPKTQAALLEAMEERQVSSDGVSRPLPDPFLVAATQNPVEHEGTYTLPEAQLDRFLLKLVVDLPDRDAEVDVLRRHAGGFDPRRLGEAGVDAVVTAPEILAAQRAAASVAVADDVLGYVVDLARATRQSPSVLLGVSPRASTGLLAAAKAWAWLGGYPAITPDHVQTMLVPVWRHRIRLRPEAEIEGVSVDAVLASVLQQTRVPL
- the mtrB gene encoding MtrAB system histidine kinase MtrB, giving the protein MTGAVRTIPISRVRRPIDWRGIRDRLATLWRRSLRFRTIVITVALTAATILVTCVAMALVIQNELFTARKDQVLLEAQRATAAAQATLDAAVDSTDPAAAQTLMNGIATRLSQQSSSDLIALYRIGPASPLAPQPFISPAFDSGIVTDALRTQVQSNPDLQWWQSVALPSDTGREVPGILVGHQLRFPAQDGVDYYELYMGYDLSSASQTLAFVQVLLWVVGLVLVVLIGAIAWVVLRSVTTPIADAAETSAKLAAGDLGVRLPVRGEDELATLNRSFNAMADSIESQIKELADLSLVQQRFVSDVSHELRTPLTTIRLAADMINDQRAEFEPTTARAAELLHAQVQRFEVLLTDLLEISRYDAGSVQLELEPTSMAHLAEDVIASMEQLAHQHGSDVRLVAPGGYTPIDMDGRRVRRIVRNLLGNAIEHGEGRPIVVSVDSDRDAVALSVRDFGLGMRADDVERVFDRFWRADPSRVRTIGGTGLGLSIALGDARLHGGTLSVWSELGHGSNFLLTLPRDGRPLGGSPLPLVPDDEQGGALEALGLTQPISLGRTGRTPS
- a CDS encoding DUF4129 domain-containing protein, coding for MIAALRALVSAVPLLPDPDEAREWAERELADPVYRAAEPTPFDRAARAVLDFLERLFTAPVSGDWGPWAFVVLAVLVIAAIIVALLIWGRPRVTVRARPAARALFDEDDGRSADELRADAAAGAQRDDWDAAIVLRFRAFARGLTERGIVDPPPGATARAFARSAGDALPALGSSGLAAASVFDDVRYLGRPGTADAYALVRRLDETAVASRVGIPDAGAVAP
- a CDS encoding glycerophosphoryl diester phosphodiesterase membrane domain-containing protein; the encoded protein is MTAYPAWTPASRAGIVPLHPYGFGTILGRSFVALRHNPRVLLGFALVVQTVAYVIVTAAIAGVAVASFSRLDTLVEGSDAFDAVLTGSIALTGVAALVLGALAGALGILVQAVVVTEVASAVVAEKPTLREAWVRVRPVFFRLLGYALLTLLASVIVLAVLGGIAVLAGLAVLPLGIVLGVLFALGLIPLYAWLSTKLFLVPSAMILEGVGIRRAIARSWVLTRRRFWSTFGVIVVISLAFGFVAQVISIPLSLLSGGISAIIAPTEAENPSAIVAFVVIQFVGQIGILLVQCIAVVVQSTSAVLVYVDARMRVEGLDHDLSVYVEARDAGAAALPDPYRAGIGRTIAPAPAWGTPPAPGWPAPPAGFGAAWPAPTTATAAPPSAPPAPPAAAPAPPAAAPPAAAPPQPPHPPLPPSDPTAWAAPGGPPAGS
- the mtrA gene encoding MtrAB system response regulator MtrA, with the translated sequence MTSRILVVDDDTALAEMIGIVLRTEGFETVFCADGAQAVDAWRTERPDLILLDLMLPGVDGIEICTRVRAESGIPIIMLTARTDTADVVKGLESGADDYIVKPFNPKELVARIRTRLRPAAAAVDETLRIGDLVVDVAAHEVRRGESPIALTPLEFELLVALAEKPQQVFSREMLLEQVWGYHYKADTRLVNVHVQRLRAKVEADPDNPRIVTTVRGVGYRAGAVA
- a CDS encoding DUF4350 domain-containing protein, giving the protein MTSVAAAPIRRRRTAIGWIALVAVLAAVGLFGTTLVFGGWMQRDALDPESPAPDGTRAVVRLLEQQGVSVTVVRDLAAAERALDAAPSTLVMRDAPMLSDAALRRLTTEAGDVVLVEPRSRSLDVLLSGSALGDVVEDRSTPPACDVPAAQAAGSAHVGELYLPGEGVIGCYPMEGGFGVLVHDEGDRTVTAVDGLSVLTNRALPLDGDAALALGLLGRAPALVWYVPSLADADTGTAVPTIGELTPEWVTPAMVLLLIAGLTAAVWRGRRFGPLVTERLPVTVRANETTEGRARLYAASGDAAHALDELRRAARRRLVRLLGLSARTPAEQLADAVAERLGTDRAIVRGILIDDLPRTDRELVAASDRLRDLETSVRATLRTERTPR
- a CDS encoding LpqB family beta-propeller domain-containing protein; protein product: MKRAFAGLSLLLVLVLSACTGLPTTGYVNPGRGPEGDQTQQFAFVPDGPLEDASPAEIVEGFLRAGSGPADDWATAKLFLAPGTQWDPRARVTIDRLADRRATAVPDGTSVGVQLSAIAGVDADGAYSPAVSGATETLSFTLARVDDQWRITSAPDGVVLYEEVFPTVYQAASVAYFDPTWSFIVPDVRWFPRPLVASRVTTALVDGQPSAWLSGAVKNAFPDGLSLVGRSVTLSSSGVAQVQLPQAALSLDRTTLDRMQTQLTRSLATAGISEVQMTVDGTPIAATELPVKVTRVDPSPAVLTTDGTFGVLSGETVETIPTLSDAVESLAPTSVELEADRSLAAVLTQQGAVASALADGGTFLLDDRAGLLPPSIDATGEIWSVPRSAPSQLRAYTPQGVPRDIGNAWPDASEVVSFQISRDGTRIAAIVTVAGVREVWLAGIVREGNAVSLGPPHVLSFSEPGAFDLAWLDDTVVGVLTSVDGAARLDELNVGGRGTVGPVPESAKAIAGGSATVRILDDSGRLFSRRGSSWTLVASDIRVLAVQQGTTS